One genomic window of Salvia miltiorrhiza cultivar Shanhuang (shh) chromosome 4, IMPLAD_Smil_shh, whole genome shotgun sequence includes the following:
- the LOC131023117 gene encoding uncharacterized protein LOC131023117, whose amino-acid sequence MASAVEQTWNDEIILLCDTREMGTSQVELANRSICEGIKKRLNQSRGKWIEELDTVLWAYRTSPNTAIGEAPFTLVYGSNAVIPVEARLESYRITTYDTEQNSELRRTELDLVEAQREEAQVRAAKYKSIIKAGYDKRVRARKLAKGDLVLKRSNALKPVGKFEPNWEGPFIITESVPTKQEEKQRGEAAKESSKWSSEGMIQKEESEKSSKQDSEKFPNEESEQSQKEESERYPEK is encoded by the exons ATGGCCAGCGCGGTAGAACAGACGTGGAATGATGAGATCATATTGCTCTgcgataccagagagatggggaCTTCACAG GTGGAGCTAGCAAATAGATCAATCTGCGAGGGGATCAAAAAGCGGctgaatcagagcagagggaaatgGATCGAGGAGTTAGACACTGTCCtttgggcctaccgaactagcccaaaTACAGCAATCGGAGAGGCGCCTTTCACCCTGGTATACGGGTCCAATGCAGTAATACCAGTGGAGGCCAGACTGGAGTCATATCGCATTACTACCTACGACACGGAGCAAAATTCCGAACTCCGAAGAACAGAGCTTGATCTTGTCGAAGCGCAGAGGGAGGAAGCtcaagtcagagcagcgaagtacaAAAGCATCATCAAGGCGGGATACGACAAGAGGGTCAGAGCAAGGAAGCTAGCCAAGGGCGACCTAGTCCTCAAGAGATCCAATGCATTGAAGCCAGTGGGCAAGTTCGAACCTAATTGGGAGGGTCCCTTCATCATCACCGAG agtgttccaaCTAAGCAAGAAGAGAAGCAGCGAGGGGAAGCAGCGAAGGAAAGCAGCAAATGGAGCAGCGAAGGGATGATTCAGAaggaggagtcagagaaatcctcgaAACAGGATTCAGAGAAATTCCCGAATGAGGAGTCAGAGCAATCCCAGAAGGAGGAGTCAGAGAGATATCCAGAGAAATGA